A region of the Colius striatus isolate bColStr4 unplaced genomic scaffold, bColStr4.1.hap1 scaffold_123, whole genome shotgun sequence genome:
cctcccagttcACCCCCCAGcgactcccagtagctcccagtgtcTCCCAGTTCAcccccagtgactcccagtatcCCCCAGGCCCCTCCCAGTTCACCCCCAGACCCCTCCCAGTATcccccagtcccctcccagttcacccccagtgactcccagtagctcccaatGCCTCCCAGTTCacccccagtgcctcccagttcACCCCCCCAGCGACtctcagtagctcccagtgactcccagttcacccccagtgactcccagtatcCCCCAGgcccctcccagttcatccccaGACCCCTCCCAGTTCACCCCCAgacccctcccagcaccccccggtccctcccagtccctcccagttcacccccagacccctcccagcaccccccgGTCCTCCagcccagtccctcccagtggcTCCCAGTGGCAGCGCTGGCTGCTGTTGCAGGGGGGCGGTTTGGGGGGCACCCGCCCGCGGCGGCGCCGACGTCAACATCCGGCACTCGGGGAGGGACGACACGTCACGCTACGACGAGAGGTGGGCTGGGGGGGcttgggggctttggggggccTTGAGGTCTTTTGGGGGGCcttgaggggcttttggggggcCTTGAGGTCTTTTGGGGGGGCcttgaggggctttgggggagcttttggggggctttgaggtgctttggggggcttttgggggctttggggggcatctgggggctttgaggggcttttggggggctttgaggtgcttggatggggctttggaggggcttttggggggctttgggggggctttgaggtgctttgggggagcttttggggggctttgaggggctttttggggggcttttgaggggcatctgggggctttggggggcatctgggggctttgaggggcttttggggggcCTTGAGGTGCTTGGACGGGGCTTTGGAGGggctttgaggggcttttgaggggctttggggggcatctgggggctttgaggggctttggggggggctttgaggtgctttgggggggtcttgagAGGCTTTAGGGGGCCTTTGAGGTgctttggggggctttgggggctttGAGGTGCTTTGGGAGGCTTTGAGGTGCTTTGGGGGGGTTTTTGGGGGCTTTGAGGTGCTTGGACGGGGctttgaggggctttgggggggctttgaggtgctttgggggggctttgaggtgctttgggggagctttttggggggctttgaggggctttgggggagctttgaggggcttttgaggggctttggggggcatctgggggctttgaggggctttggggggctttgaggtgctttgggggggtcttgagAGGCTTTAGGGGGCCTTTGAGGTGCTTTGGGGGGGCTTTggaggggcttttggggggctttgaggTGCTTTGGGGGAGCTTTTGGGGGGACTTGAGGGGCTTTAGGGGGCCTTTGAGGTGCTTTGGGGGGGctttgaggggctttggggggcatCTGAGGGCTTTGAGGGGctttttggggggctttggaGGGGCTTcgagggggctttggggggctttgaggtgctttggggggttttggggggctttgaggggctttgggggggctGTGAGGTGCTTTGGGGGGGAGAAgcttttggggggcttttgAGGTgcttggatggggctttgaggggctttgaggggcttttggggggccttgaggggctttgggggggctttgaggtgctttggggggctttgggggagcTTTTGGGGGCTTTGAGGGGCTTTGGAGGGGCTTTAGGGGGCctttgaggggctttgggggagcttttgggggggctttgaggggctttgggggagctttgaggggcttttgaggggctTTGGGAGGCGTCTGGGGGctttgaggggctttgggggggctttgaggtgctttgggggggtcttgagAGGCTTTAGGGGGCCTTTGAGGTGCTTTGGGGGAGCTTTTGGAGGGACTTGAGGGGCTTTGGGAGGCCTTTAGGTGCTTTGGGGGGTCCTTGAGAGGCTTTAGGGGGCCTTTGAGGTGctttgggggcttttggggggctttgaggTGCTTGGAtggggcttttggggggctttgaggggctttgggggggccTTGAGAGGCTTTAGGAGGCCTTTGAGGTGCtttgggggggctttggggggccttgagggggctttgggggagcTTTTGGGGGCTTTGAGGGGCTTTGGAGGGGCTTTAGGGGGCCTTTGAGGTGCTTTGGGGGAgcttttggggggctttgaggggctttgggggagctttgaggggcttttgaggggctttgggggagctttgaggggcttttgaggggctTTGGGAGGCGTCTGGGggctttgaggggcttttggggggctttgaggTGCTTGGACGGGGCTTTGGGGGGGCCTTGAGAGGCTTTAGGAGGCCTTTGAGGTGCTTtgggggggcttttggggggccttgaggggctttggggggagCTTTTGGGGGCTTTGAGGGGCTTTGGAGGGGCTTTAGGGGGCCTTTGAGGTGCTTTGGGGGGAgcttttggggggctttgaggggctttgggggagctttgaggggcttttgaggggctttgggggagcTTTGAGGGGCATTTGAGGGGCTTTGGGAGGCGTctgggggcttttgaggggcttttggggggctttgaggTGCTTGGACGGGGCTTTTGGGGGGCcgtgaggggctttgggggcctttgaggtgctttggggggctttgggggctttggggggcttTGAGGTGCTTGGACGGGGCTTTggaggggcttttggggggctttgaggggctttgaggtgctttggggggctttgaggtgctttggggggcttttggggggctttggggggcatctgggggctttgaggggcttttggggggaCTTTGAGGTTCTTTGGGGGAGCTTTGGGGGGGCTTTGAGGGGCTTTGGAGAACTTtgggggggcttttggggggctttgaggtgctttgaggggctttggggggctttgggggagcTTTTGGGGGCTTTGAGGTGCTTTGGGGGggctttgaggggcttttggggggctttgaggTGCTTGGACgggggctttgggggctttGAGGTGTTTTGGGAGGCTTTGAGGTGCTTTGGGGGGGTTTTTGGGGGCTTTGAGGTGCTTGGACGGGGctttgaggggctttgggggggctttgaggtgctttgggggagcttttggggggctttgggggggctttgaggtgctttggggggccttgaggggcttttgggggcTTTGAgggctttgggggggctttgaggggctttggggggcaaTCTGAGGGCttttgaggggcttttggggggctttggaGGGGCTTTgagggggcttttggggggctttgaggtgctttggggggttttggggggctttgaggggctttgggggggctgtgaggtgctttgggggagcttttggggggctttgaggTGCTTGGACGGGGCTTTGAGGggctttgaggggcttttggggggccttgaggggctttgggggggctttgaggtgctttggggggctttgggggagcTTTTGGGGGCTTTGAGGGGCTTTGGAGGGGCTTTAGGGGGCCTTTGAGGTGCTTTGGGGGAgcttttggggggctttgaggtgctttgggggagctttgaggggcttttgaggggctTTGGGAGGCGTCTGGGGGctttgaggggctttgggggggctttgaggtgctttgggggggtcttgagAGGCTTTAGGGGGCCTTTGAGGTGCTTTGGGGGAGCTTTTGGGGGGACTTGAGGGGCTTTGGGAGGCCTTTAGGTGCTTTGGGGGGTCCTTGAGAGGCTTTAGGGGGCCTTTGAGGTGctttgggggctttggggggcttTGAGGTGCTTGGAtggggcttttggggggctttgagggGCTTTAGGGGGCCTTTGAGGTGCTTTGGGGGGGCTTTGAGGTGCtttggggggctttgaggggcttttgaggggctttggggggcgtctgggggctttgaggggcttttgggAGGCTTTGGAGGGactttgaggggcttttggggggctttgaggTGCTTGGACggggcttttggggggctttgaggggcttttggaGGGCTTTGGGGGGCATCTGGGggctttgaggggcttttggggggctttggaGGGGCTTTGAGGGACTTTGGGGGGGCTTTGAGGTgctttggggggctttggggggcatCTGGGGGCTTTGAGGGACTTTTGGGGGACTTTGAGATGCTTGGACAGGGCTTTAGGGGGGCTTTGAGGGGCTTTAGGGGGCCTTTGAGGTGCTTTGGGGGGGCTTTGAGGGCTTTGGGGGGCATCTGAGGGCTTTGAGGAgcttttggggggctttgaggtgcttggatggggctttgaggggcttttgaggggcttttgggggctttggggggcatCTGAGGGctttgaggggctttgggggagcTTTTGGGGGCTTTGAGGGACTTTGGGGGGGCTTTGAGGTgctttggggggctttgggggctttggggggcatctgggggctttgaggggcttttggggggctttggaGGGGCTTtgagggggctttggggggctttgaggtgctttgggggagctttgggggggctttgaggtgctttgggggcttttgggggccTTTGAGGTGCTTTGGGGGGCCTTTGGAGGGGCTTTAGGGGGCATCTGAGGGGCTTTGAGGGGCTTTGGAGGTGCTTTGAGGTGCTTTGGGGGAGCTTTGaggggcttttgaggggctTTGGGAGGCATCTGGGggctttgaggggcttttggggaGCTTTTGGGGGGCCTTGAGGGGCTTTGGGAGGACGTGAGGTGCTTTGGGGGGTCCTTGAGAGGCTTTAGGGGGCCTTTGAGGTGCTTTGGGGGGGCTTTGAGGTgctttggggggctttggggggcatCTGGGGGCTTTGAGGGACTTTTGGGGGACTTTGAGATGCTTGGACAGGGCTTTAGGGGGGCTTTGAGGGGCTTTAGGGGGCCTTTGAGGTGCTTTGGGGGGGCTTTGAGGGCTTTGGGGGGCATCTGAGGGCTTTGAGGAgcttttggggggctttgaggtgcttggatggggctttgaggggcttttgaggggcttttgggggctttggggggcatCTGAGGGctttgaggggctttgggggagcTTTTGGGGGCTTTGAGGGACTTTGGGGGGGCTTTGAGGTgctttggggggctttgggggctttggggggcatctgggggctttgaggggcttttggggggctttgaggTGCTTGGACGGGGCTTTGGAGGGGCTTTTGGGGGACTTTGAGGGGCTCttgggggcttttgaggggcttttgggggcctttgaggtgctttggggggctttgggggctaTTGGGGGCATCTGGGggctttgaggggcttttgaggggctttgggggggctttGAGGGGCTTTGGAGGGGCcttgaggggctttgggggggctttgaggggctttgggggggctttgggggagcTTTTGGGGAGCTTTGGGGGGCTTTGAGGTGCTTGGACAgggctttgggggggcttttggggggctttgggggggctttgaggtgctttgggggagcttttggggggctttgaggggcttttggggggctttgaggggcgtctgggggctttggggggcgtctgggggctttgaggggcttttggggggctttCAGGTGCTTGGACggggcttttggggggcttttggggggctttggggggcgTCTGGGGGCTTTGGAGGGGctttgaggggctttggggggcatctgggggctttgaggggcttttgggggactttgaggggctttggggtgctttggggggctttgggggctttggggggcatCTGGGGCTTTGAGGTGCTTTGGGGGGGCTTTGAGGTGCtttgggggcttttgaggggcttttgggggcctttgaggtgctttggggggctttgggggctaTTGGGGGCATCTGGGggctttgaggggcttttggggggctttgaggTGCTTTGGGGGAGCTTTTGGGGGGCCTTGAGGGGCTTTGGGAGGCCTTTAGGTGCTTTGGGGGGTCCTTGAGAGGCTTAGGGGGCCTTTGAGATGCTTTGGGGGAGctttgggggcttttgggggctttgaggggcttttggggggctttgaggTGCTTGGATGGGGCTTTTGGGGGctttgaggggctttggggggctttggggggcatCTGGGGCCTTTGAGGTGCTTTGGGGGGCTTTGAGGTGctttggggggcttttggggggctttggggggcatctgggggctttgaggggcttttggggggctttgaggggcttttggggggctttgaggTGCTTTGGGGTGGCCTTGAGGGGCTttggggtgctttggggggCTTTGAGGTGCTTTGGGGGGACTTTGGGGGAGCTTTTGGGGGCTTTGAGCGGCTTTGGGGGCGCTTTGAGGTGCTGTGGGGGGGCTTTGAGAGGctttgggggctttggggggcatctgggggctttgaggggcttttgggggaCTTTGAGGTGCTTGGACGGGGCTTTTGGGggctttgaggggcttttgggggcttcagggggctttgggggagcCTTGAGGTGCTTTTTGGGGGGGCCTTGAGGTGCTTtttgggggggctttggggggctttgaggggctttgaggggctttggggggttttgaggggcttttgggggctttggggggcgTCTGGGGGCCTTGAGGTGCTTTGGGGGCTTTGAGGTGCtttgggggggctttggggggtcttgggggggtGCTGGAGCCTCCCACACAATGGGACCCCCCCCGTGTCACCTCTGGGACCCCAAAATCAGCTCAGGGACCCCCCTTATCACCTCTGGGACCCCCAGATCAGCTCGGGGACCCCTTGAGTCACCTTTGGGGACCCCAAATGAGCTCAGAGACCCCTCATGTCATGTCTGGGACCCCGAAATCAGCTCAGGGACCCTTTGAGCCACCTTTGGGACCCCCAAATGAGCTCAGAGACCCCCCATGTCACCTCTGGGACCCCCAGATCAGTCTCAGGGACCCCTTGAGTCACCTCTGGGACCCCCAGATCAGTCTCAGGGACCCCTTGAGTCACCTCTGGGACCCCCAGATCAGCTCAGGGACCCCTTGAGCCACCTTTGGGACCCCCAAATGAGCTCAGAGACCCCTCATGTCACCTCTGGGACCCCGAAATCAGCTCAGGGACCCCTTGAATGACCTCTGGGACCCCCAGATCAGCTCAGGGACCCCTTGAGTCACCTCTGGGACCCCCAAATGAGCTCAGAGACCCCTCATGTCACGTCTGGGACCCCGAAATCAGCTCAGGGACCCCCCCAAGTCCCCTTTGGGACCCCCAGATCCCCTCAGAgaccccccatgtcccctcagagaccccccccatgtcccctttGGGACCCCCAAATGAGCTCAGAGACCCCCCATATCCCCTCTGGGACCCCCAGATCAGCTCAGGGACCCCTTGAGTCACCCTTGGGACCCCCAGATCAGCTCTGGGACCCCCCAAGTCCCCTCTGGGACCCCCAGATCAACTCAGGGACCCCTTGAGTCACCTTTGGGACCCCCAAATGAgctcagagaccccccccatgtcccctctgGGACCCCCAGATCAGCTCAGAGACCCCCCTTATCACCTCTGGGACCCCCAGATCAGCTCGGGGACCCCTTGAGTCACCTTTGGGACCCCCAAATGAGCTCAGAGACCCCTCATGTCACCTCTGGGACCCCGAAATCAGCTCAGGGACCCCCCCAAGTCCCCTTTGGGACCCCCAGATCCCCTCAGAgaccccccatgtcccctcagagaccccccccatgtcccctttGGGACCCCCAAATGAgctcagagacccccccatatcCCCTCTGGGACCCCCAGATCAGCTCAGGGACCCCTTGAGTCACCCTTGGGACCCCCAGATCAGCTCTGGGACCCCCCAAGTCCCCTCTGGGACCCCCAGATCAACTCAGGGACCCCTTGAGTCACCTTTGGGACCCCCAAATGAgctcagagaccccccccatgtcccctctgGGACCCCCAGATCAGCTCAGAGACCCCCCCAAGTCCCCTCTGGGACCCCCAGatcccctcagagcccccccatgtcccctctgggacccccagatcccctcagagcccccccatgtccccctctGGGACCCCCAGATCAGCTCCGGGACCCCCCCAAGTCCCCTCTGGGACCCCCAGatcccctcagagcccccccatgtcccctctgGGACCCCCAGATCAGCTCCGGGACCCCCCCAAGTCCCCTTTGGGACCCCCCTGAGCCACCTTTGGGACCCCCCCCAGGTCCCCTTTGGGACCCCCCGATCCTCTCGGGGACCCCTCCCCGTGCCTCCTGCCCCGTCCTGACCCGCCGTGTTGGGGGTCCCGCCCCTcgtgtcccccccccccccagggacCGCGAGCGCGAGCGGGAGCGCGAGCGCCGGGACCGATCCCGCGAGCGCGATCGTCGCCGATCGCGATCTCGGGACCGTCGGCGCCGAACCCGGAGCCGGGAAAAAGACGAAAGAGACCGAAAACGGGGCGGGAGCCGCGAGAGGAGCAAAGAGCGCGATCGCAAACGCCGCAGCCGCTCTCGCGAGCGCAAACGCGATCGCGACAGGGATCGCGACAAGAAGGACGAAGGACCCGATCCCCTGGAAGCCACCGACGATATCGGGGGAGCGGGAGGGGGACCGATGGATCCGGGACCCCCCGACGGGTCGGGATCCAAAGGGGacgggggaggggaggagaagagtCGCGACAGAGAGCGCGACAGGCGCCGGAGTCACCGCGAGAGGGAGCGGCGGCGCGACAGGGAGCGCGATCGCGATCGGGAGCGGGAGCACAAGCGCGAGCGGGACAGGAGGGGGGGGCGGCGCGGGAGGGGACGagcgggggggcggcggcggcgagtCGGGGGTCGCGACAGAACTCGGGGACCCCTCTGCGGAGCTTTTCATGTCGCCCGAGGGGCTCCCGGGCAGCGACGGCTACTTGGGGGGCGAGAACGGCTACATGATGGAGCCCCCCCTGGAGTGAGCCCCCAAAACCGgccccacaccccccccccaaaaaaaccccgcCCGGGATGTTTTATGGTTCTTGGCAATAAAACTTTAACGAAAGAGGCGTTTTGGGGGTACAGGAGGGGACCCCCaaagcgggggggggggggcagcgATTTGGGGGTGCAAAGGACACCCAAaattgggggggagggggcagcgcTTTTGGGCTCCGAATTGGGGGGGGGCAGCAATTTAGGGGTACAAAGAACCCCCAAATTGGGGGGAGGGGAGAATAGATTTGGGCTccaaattgggggggggggggggcagcaATTTGGGGGTGCAAAGAATCCCCAAAATTAGGGGGAAGGGGCAGCACTTTTAGGCTCCAAATTGGGGGAGGGCAACACTTTAGGGGACCAAAGAACCCCCCAaattggggggagggggcaaCAGTTTTGGGCTCCAAATTGGGGGGGGGCAACACTTTAGGGGTACAAAGAATCCCCCAAATtagaggggagggggcacacaTCAAGTCCCTCTAAATTGGGGGGGGGTGCAACACTTTGGGGGTGCAAAGAACCCCCAaattggggggagggggcagcacTTTTGGGCTCCAAATTGGGGGGGGGGCAGCAATTTAGGGGAGCAAAGAACCCCCAAaattggggggagggggcacacaTCAAGTCCCTCTAAATTGGGGAGGGGAGTGCAACACTTTGGGGGAGCAAAGAACCCCCAAaattggggggagggggcaaCAGTTTTGGGCTCCAAATTGGGGGGGGGAAGAAACAGTTTAGGGGTccagagcccccccaaattagaggggagggggcacatAAAGTCCCTCTAaattggggggggaggggaacaCTTTAGGGGTACAAAGCCCCCCCAAATTGAGAGGGGGGGGCAACAGATTTGGGCTCCAaatttgggggggaggggaacaCTTTTAGGGGctcaaaacccccccaaattgAGGGGAGGGGGCAACAGATTTGGGCTCCAAatttggggggggaggggaagcacATTTGGGGGTTCAAAGCCCCCCCAAATTGAGGGGAGGGGGCAACAGTCTTGGGATCCAaatttgggggggaggggaagcacATTTGGGGGCCCAAAGCCCCCCCAAATTGAGGGCAGGGGGCAAATTGGGGGAGGGGAAACACTTTAGGGGTccagagcccccccaaattGAGGGGAGGGGGTGCAAAAGTTTAGGGCTTCAAATTGGGGGGGGAGGGATCAGTTTAGGGGTCCAAAGCCCCCCCAAATtagaggggagggggcacatAAAGTCCCTCTAaattggggggggaggggaacaCTTTAGGGGTACAAAGAACCCCCAAATTGAGGGG
Encoded here:
- the LOC133629075 gene encoding LOW QUALITY PROTEIN: U1 small nuclear ribonucleoprotein 70 kDa-like (The sequence of the model RefSeq protein was modified relative to this genomic sequence to represent the inferred CDS: inserted 2 bases in 1 codon; deleted 3 bases in 2 codons), whose translation is MTQFLPPNLLALFAPRDPIPYLPPLEKLPHEKHHNQPYSGIAPYIREFEDPRDAPPPTRAETREERMERKRREKIERRQQEVESELKMWDPHNDPNAQGDAFKTLFVARVNYDTTESKLRREFEVYGPIKRIYMVYNKRSGKPRGYAFIEYEHERDMHSAYKHADGKKIDGRRVLVDVERGATVKGWRPRRLGRDGGGLGGTRRGGADVNIRHSGRDDTSRYDERDRERERERERRDRSRERDRRRSRSRDRRRRTRSREKDERDRKRGGSRERSKERDRKRRSRSRERKRDRDRDRDKKDEGPDPLEATDDIGGAGGGPMDPGPPDGSGSKGDGGGEEKSRDRERDRRRSHRERERRRDRERDRDREREHKRERDRRGGRRGRXDERGGGGGESGVATELGDPSAELFMSPEGLPGSDGYLGGENGYMMEPPLE